One part of the Corallococcus caeni genome encodes these proteins:
- the pgm gene encoding phosphoglucomutase (alpha-D-glucose-1,6-bisphosphate-dependent) — translation MAHPNAGKPLSRDLLINPEKLRAQYYDDTPDASVAEQRVAFGTSGHRGSAARRSFNEAHILAVAQALCEYRKQQGHDGPLFLGMDTHALSEPAQRTTLEVLAAHGVEVRYTDGATPTPVISHAILTYNRGRTSGLADGIVITPSHNPPEDGGIKYNPPNGGPADTNVTSLVEKRANELMATGNKGVQRVPYERARASATVKAYDFITPYVADLANVVDLEVIRGAKLKLGADPLGGSNLAYWAPIAQRYGLDLTVVNPTVDPTFGFMPADHDGKIRMDCSSPYAMANLVKLKDQYALAFGNDTDSDRHGIVTRSQGLMNPNHYLAVAISYLFRNRPGWKADAAVGKTLVSSSLIDRVGKDLGRRVVEVPVGFKWFVDGLLDGSLGFGGEESAGASFLRKDGTVWTTDKDGIILDLLAAEILARTGKDPGEHYQDLAKKFGAPLYTRIDQPATSAQKAALKKLSPEAVKATSLAGEPILQRLTRAPGNNADLGGLKVTTENGWFAARPSGTEDVYKIYAESFRDQAHLDTIVQEARAIVSEAFAEK, via the coding sequence ATGGCACACCCCAACGCTGGCAAGCCCCTTTCGCGCGACCTGCTGATCAACCCCGAGAAGCTGCGCGCGCAGTACTACGACGACACGCCCGACGCGTCCGTGGCCGAGCAGCGCGTGGCCTTCGGCACCTCCGGTCACCGGGGGAGCGCCGCGCGCCGCAGCTTCAACGAGGCGCACATCCTCGCGGTGGCGCAGGCCCTGTGCGAGTACCGCAAGCAGCAGGGCCATGACGGCCCGCTGTTCCTGGGCATGGACACGCACGCCCTCTCCGAGCCCGCCCAGCGCACCACGCTGGAGGTGCTGGCCGCCCACGGCGTGGAGGTCCGCTACACGGACGGCGCCACGCCCACGCCGGTCATCTCCCACGCCATCCTCACGTACAACCGGGGCCGCACGAGCGGGCTCGCGGACGGCATCGTCATCACCCCGTCCCACAACCCGCCCGAGGACGGCGGCATCAAGTACAACCCGCCCAACGGCGGCCCCGCCGACACCAACGTCACCTCGCTGGTGGAGAAGCGCGCCAATGAATTGATGGCCACGGGCAACAAGGGCGTGCAGCGCGTCCCCTACGAGCGGGCGCGCGCGAGCGCCACGGTGAAGGCGTACGACTTCATCACCCCGTACGTCGCGGACCTGGCGAACGTGGTGGACCTGGAGGTCATCCGGGGCGCGAAGCTGAAGCTGGGCGCGGATCCGCTGGGCGGCTCCAACCTGGCGTACTGGGCGCCGATTGCCCAGCGGTACGGTCTGGACCTCACGGTGGTGAACCCCACCGTGGACCCCACCTTCGGCTTCATGCCCGCGGACCATGACGGGAAGATCCGCATGGACTGCTCGTCGCCGTACGCGATGGCGAACCTGGTGAAGCTCAAGGACCAGTACGCGCTCGCGTTCGGCAACGACACGGACTCCGACCGCCACGGCATCGTCACCCGCAGCCAGGGGCTGATGAACCCGAACCACTACCTGGCCGTCGCCATCAGCTACCTCTTCCGCAACCGCCCGGGCTGGAAGGCGGACGCGGCGGTGGGCAAGACGCTGGTGAGCAGCAGCCTCATCGACCGCGTGGGCAAGGACCTGGGCCGGCGCGTGGTGGAGGTGCCGGTGGGCTTCAAGTGGTTCGTGGACGGGCTCCTCGACGGGTCGCTGGGCTTCGGCGGCGAGGAGAGCGCGGGCGCGTCCTTCCTGCGCAAGGACGGCACCGTGTGGACCACCGACAAGGACGGCATCATCCTGGACCTGCTCGCGGCGGAGATCCTCGCGCGCACGGGCAAGGACCCGGGCGAGCACTACCAGGACCTGGCGAAGAAGTTCGGCGCGCCGCTGTACACGCGCATCGACCAGCCGGCCACGTCCGCGCAGAAGGCCGCGCTGAAGAAGTTGTCCCCGGAGGCGGTGAAGGCCACGTCGCTCGCGGGCGAGCCCATCCTCCAGCGCCTCACGCGCGCCCCGGGCAACAACGCGGACCTGGGCGGCCTCAAGGTGACGACGGAGAACGGCTGGTTCGCCGCGCGGCCGTCCGGCACGGAGGACGTCTACAAAATCTACGCGGAGAGCTTCCGCGACCAGGCGCACCTGGACACCATCGTCCAGGAGGCGCGCGCCATCGTCTCGGAGGCGTTCGCCGAAAAGTAG
- a CDS encoding AmpG family muropeptide MFS transporter codes for MPNSSLLTVLKSRRVWLLMAVGFASGLPLWLTGVTLSAWMKNEGVNLKTIGVFSLVAIPYTFKVLWAPLMDRYSLPFLGRRRGWMLLTQVLLMGAISAMGLVNPKDAPIAMACMAVVVTFLSASQDIVADAWRTDILTMEERGLGNSLYVTGYRMGMLVAGGLAFILSDHLGWSRTYYVMGLLMIVGVVATLLAPEPQSVRPPRNLADAVVRPFVDYFRRKYALGVLAFLVLYKLGDAIAASMVTPFYIELGFSNTEIGALSKTLGMVATIGGGLLGGVLMVKLSMRRALFIFGAAQGLTNLAFMALALVGKNDLMLAGTIAVDNVCTGLGVTAFAAFVMSLCHKSFSATQYALLSALGTIANRLIGSVSGYLATWMGWPTFFAFTAAAAIPALVLLMFLPEHAAQPQEDEPPAPEALPPASSTAASVAVAR; via the coding sequence ATGCCCAACTCCTCGCTTCTCACCGTCTTGAAGAGCCGGCGCGTCTGGCTCCTGATGGCCGTCGGCTTCGCGTCCGGCCTCCCCCTGTGGCTGACCGGCGTCACGCTGTCCGCGTGGATGAAGAACGAGGGGGTGAACCTCAAGACGATTGGCGTCTTCAGCCTCGTGGCGATTCCCTACACCTTCAAGGTGCTGTGGGCGCCGCTGATGGACCGCTACAGCCTGCCCTTCCTGGGCCGGCGGCGCGGCTGGATGCTGCTCACGCAGGTGCTGCTCATGGGCGCCATCTCCGCCATGGGCCTGGTGAATCCGAAGGACGCCCCCATCGCCATGGCCTGCATGGCCGTGGTGGTGACGTTCCTGTCCGCCAGCCAGGACATCGTCGCGGACGCGTGGCGCACGGACATCCTCACGATGGAGGAGCGCGGGCTGGGCAACTCGCTGTACGTCACCGGCTACCGGATGGGCATGCTCGTCGCGGGCGGGCTCGCGTTCATCCTGTCGGATCACCTGGGCTGGTCCCGGACGTACTACGTGATGGGCCTGCTCATGATCGTGGGCGTGGTGGCGACGCTGCTGGCCCCGGAGCCCCAGAGCGTGCGGCCTCCGCGCAACCTGGCGGACGCCGTCGTGCGGCCCTTCGTGGACTACTTCCGCCGCAAGTACGCGCTGGGGGTGCTCGCGTTCCTGGTGCTCTACAAGCTGGGGGATGCCATCGCCGCCAGCATGGTGACGCCCTTCTACATCGAGCTGGGCTTCTCCAACACGGAGATTGGTGCGCTCAGCAAGACGCTGGGCATGGTGGCCACCATCGGCGGTGGCCTGCTGGGCGGCGTGCTGATGGTGAAGCTCAGCATGCGCCGCGCGCTCTTCATCTTCGGCGCCGCGCAGGGCCTCACCAACCTGGCCTTCATGGCCCTGGCGCTGGTGGGCAAGAACGACCTGATGCTCGCGGGCACCATCGCGGTGGACAACGTGTGCACGGGCCTGGGCGTCACGGCGTTCGCGGCCTTCGTGATGTCGCTGTGCCACAAGAGCTTCAGCGCCACGCAGTACGCGCTCCTGTCCGCGCTGGGCACCATCGCCAACCGGCTCATCGGCTCCGTGTCCGGCTACCTGGCCACGTGGATGGGCTGGCCCACGTTCTTCGCCTTCACCGCCGCGGCGGCCATCCCCGCGCTGGTGCTGCTGATGTTCCTGCCGGAGCACGCCGCCCAGCCGCAGGAGGACGAGCCCCCCGCGCCGGAGGCCCTGCCTCCCGCCTCCTCCACCGCGGCCTCCGTCGCCGTGGCGCGCTGA
- a CDS encoding caspase family protein produces the protein MRASIPALVLASTAAHADTLHRFALIAGNDTGGADTRPLSYARDDARKMHDLLTRLGGVAPADAKLLLDDDAKDFLVALSDLEQRARAAQARGERTALFVYYSGHAKNGALRLGASQLAFDALKRRLADAPVDIRIAILDSCRSGALTRTKGARKAPAFDVESGAARDARGVVILTSSAADEDSQESDALGGSYFSHHLASGLLGDADRSGDGRVTLFEAYSHAYARTVADTADSSAGPQHPTFSYDLAGNGDLVLTDLRASAEGLVVPGNAPAGAYYFVDPGGSVVAELDKAADTERRVALAPGTYRVKRRLSDRLRIGEVEVARGRTTILQEPRFKDAPFSDDPVKGAMLDKGAWWTFGLTGGFQSFFDAPTRESLFLSVPLFGAEAELHDYFRRDWVWGFDAAVGGTNGVLALPTLEGPAYRYSVVNVGTSLTAEWPVGRFSPFVGVRVAYLVMGRKFDDGAFPDQRFAMVSPGLATGARFQLTRRLNLTARSRLQYLQYTVDAQRSLGFWELAALLTYEP, from the coding sequence ATGCGGGCGTCGATTCCCGCCCTGGTCCTGGCCTCCACCGCCGCGCACGCGGACACGCTGCACCGCTTCGCGCTCATCGCGGGCAACGACACGGGCGGCGCGGACACGCGGCCCTTGAGCTACGCGCGCGACGATGCGCGCAAGATGCACGACCTGCTCACGCGGCTGGGCGGCGTGGCGCCGGCCGACGCGAAGCTCCTGCTGGATGACGACGCGAAGGACTTCCTCGTCGCGCTGTCGGACCTGGAGCAGCGGGCCCGCGCGGCCCAGGCTCGCGGGGAGCGCACCGCGCTGTTCGTCTACTACTCCGGCCACGCGAAGAACGGAGCGCTGCGGCTGGGCGCATCACAGCTCGCCTTCGACGCGCTCAAGCGCCGGCTGGCGGATGCGCCCGTGGACATTCGCATCGCCATCCTCGACTCCTGCCGCTCCGGCGCACTCACCCGCACCAAGGGCGCCCGCAAGGCCCCGGCCTTCGACGTGGAGTCCGGCGCGGCACGCGATGCCCGGGGCGTCGTCATCCTCACCTCCAGCGCCGCGGACGAGGATTCGCAGGAGTCGGATGCGCTGGGCGGCAGCTACTTCTCCCACCACCTGGCCAGCGGCCTGCTGGGCGACGCGGACCGCAGCGGCGACGGACGCGTGACGCTCTTCGAGGCGTATTCGCACGCCTACGCCCGCACCGTCGCGGACACGGCCGACAGCAGCGCGGGCCCCCAGCACCCGACGTTCAGCTACGACCTGGCGGGCAACGGCGACCTGGTCCTCACCGACCTGCGCGCGAGCGCCGAAGGACTGGTCGTCCCCGGCAACGCCCCCGCGGGCGCCTACTACTTCGTGGATCCGGGCGGCAGCGTGGTCGCGGAGCTGGACAAGGCCGCGGACACCGAGCGCCGCGTGGCCCTGGCCCCCGGCACCTACCGCGTGAAGCGCCGCCTCAGCGACCGGCTGCGCATCGGCGAGGTGGAGGTCGCGCGCGGCCGGACCACCATCCTGCAGGAGCCGCGCTTCAAGGACGCGCCCTTCTCCGACGACCCGGTGAAGGGCGCCATGCTGGACAAGGGCGCCTGGTGGACCTTCGGCCTCACCGGCGGCTTCCAGTCCTTCTTCGACGCACCGACGCGCGAGTCCCTCTTCCTCTCCGTGCCCCTGTTCGGCGCGGAGGCGGAGCTGCACGACTACTTCCGCCGCGACTGGGTCTGGGGCTTCGACGCGGCGGTGGGCGGCACGAACGGCGTGCTCGCGCTGCCCACGCTCGAGGGGCCGGCGTACCGCTACTCCGTGGTGAACGTGGGCACCAGCCTCACCGCCGAGTGGCCCGTGGGCCGCTTCTCCCCATTCGTGGGCGTGCGCGTCGCGTACCTCGTCATGGGCCGCAAGTTCGACGACGGGGCGTTCCCGGATCAGCGCTTCGCCATGGTGTCGCCGGGCCTGGCGACCGGCGCGCGCTTCCAGCTCACGCGCCGGCTGAACCTCACCGCGCGCAGCCGCCTGCAGTACCTCCAATACACCGTCGACGCGCAGCGCTCCCTGGGGTTCTGGGAGCTGGCGGCGCTCCTCACGTACGAGCCATGA
- a CDS encoding ACP synthase has protein sequence MSAHESSWTLRRLHAGELPAPEATRAREHVEACEACGATLRAFVDEQAAFEAEVPFERFEAGVERARARQAKESAQPATRAQWVRPLMAVAASVLVLVLARPLLETPGTADPARPPVAGNRLKGGAGAELRIGGGVDPQRVASTEAPEALQPGERVRLGYTADAYRYVAALSVDAQGEVTPLYPESGDSLAVEPGAGQHWLPESVEFTGVGSERVVLVLTDAPVSMDALSDAARKAFDAAGRDVTRMAPLDVAGSQTQWILQKP, from the coding sequence ATGAGCGCGCATGAATCGAGCTGGACCTTGCGCCGCCTGCACGCCGGCGAGCTGCCCGCCCCGGAAGCCACCCGCGCCCGGGAGCATGTGGAAGCGTGCGAGGCCTGTGGCGCGACGCTCCGGGCCTTCGTGGACGAGCAGGCCGCCTTCGAAGCGGAAGTCCCGTTCGAACGTTTCGAGGCCGGCGTGGAGCGGGCCCGCGCGAGGCAGGCGAAGGAGTCCGCGCAGCCGGCGACGCGCGCGCAGTGGGTCCGGCCGCTGATGGCGGTGGCGGCGTCCGTGCTGGTGCTCGTGCTGGCGCGTCCGCTGCTGGAGACCCCTGGGACGGCGGATCCGGCGCGGCCTCCCGTGGCGGGCAATCGCCTCAAGGGCGGCGCGGGCGCGGAGCTGCGAATCGGTGGGGGCGTGGATCCGCAGCGGGTGGCGAGCACGGAGGCCCCGGAAGCGCTCCAGCCCGGCGAGCGCGTGCGGCTGGGCTACACGGCGGACGCGTACCGCTACGTGGCGGCGCTGTCGGTGGATGCACAGGGCGAGGTGACGCCGCTGTATCCGGAGTCCGGGGACAGCCTCGCGGTGGAGCCGGGCGCGGGACAGCACTGGCTGCCGGAGAGCGTGGAGTTCACCGGCGTTGGCTCGGAGCGCGTGGTGCTGGTGCTGACGGATGCGCCCGTGTCGATGGACGCGCTGAGCGACGCGGCCCGGAAGGCCTTCGACGCCGCGGGCCGTGACGTCACGCGCATGGCGCCGCTGGACGTGGCGGGCTCGCAGACGCAGTGGATCCTCCAGAAGCCATGA
- a CDS encoding RNA polymerase sigma factor: MTGPTPLALKVVPPRPNEDRRAVLRELYVKYGGSVRERCRYLLKDASRAEDAMHDVFARVLVHGDSFRAEASPLTWLMKIATHHCLNQLRSEGAAWRKWFARDEAARSEGHGGAEAMETRDLVRKLLARVDAETQAAAIHYHVDGMTLEEVAAVLGRSVPTVRKRLEQFAELGGEELSVR; the protein is encoded by the coding sequence GTGACCGGACCGACCCCGCTGGCCCTGAAGGTGGTGCCTCCCCGTCCCAACGAGGACCGGCGGGCCGTCCTGCGCGAGCTGTACGTGAAGTACGGCGGCAGCGTGCGTGAGCGCTGCCGCTACCTGCTGAAGGACGCGAGCCGGGCGGAGGACGCGATGCATGACGTCTTCGCCCGCGTGCTCGTGCACGGGGACTCGTTCCGGGCGGAGGCGTCACCGCTCACGTGGCTGATGAAGATCGCCACGCACCACTGCCTCAACCAGCTGCGCTCGGAAGGGGCGGCGTGGCGCAAGTGGTTCGCCAGGGACGAGGCGGCCCGTTCGGAGGGCCACGGCGGGGCGGAGGCGATGGAGACGCGAGACCTGGTGCGCAAGCTGCTGGCCCGGGTGGACGCGGAGACGCAGGCGGCGGCCATCCACTACCACGTGGACGGGATGACCCTGGAAGAGGTGGCCGCGGTGCTGGGGCGTTCGGTGCCCACGGTGAGGAAGCGGCTGGAGCAGTTCGCGGAGCTGGGTGGAGAGGAGCTGAGCGTCCGATGA
- a CDS encoding nucleotidyltransferase — translation MGTDATLAERERAPDEINARARAVGLLHEAGVPFVVGGAYAYATYTGIYRDTKDLDLFPRKQDAIRALDVLEKDGWRTERPDEVWLYKAYKGDYFVDFIFSSGNGVATVDDEWFTNARKATIFGYECLIAPAEEMIWSKAFVTERERYDGADINHLILKAGREMDWDRILRRFDRYWEVLLSHLMMFRFAYPSERDIVPNYVMTELMSRTLQTVRDGRWDEKLCRGNLVSKVNYHVDIHHWGFGDGRAWDEQDRPEGGTRGARSELEDSAGSGR, via the coding sequence ATGGGTACGGACGCCACGCTGGCCGAGCGGGAGCGTGCGCCGGACGAGATCAACGCCCGCGCCAGAGCCGTCGGTCTGCTTCATGAGGCCGGGGTGCCGTTCGTGGTGGGCGGGGCGTATGCCTACGCCACCTATACCGGCATCTACCGCGATACCAAGGACCTGGACCTGTTCCCGCGCAAGCAGGACGCCATCCGCGCCCTGGACGTGCTGGAGAAGGATGGCTGGCGCACGGAACGCCCGGACGAGGTCTGGCTCTACAAGGCCTACAAGGGCGACTACTTCGTCGACTTCATCTTCTCCTCCGGCAACGGCGTGGCGACGGTGGACGACGAGTGGTTCACGAACGCCAGGAAGGCCACCATCTTCGGCTACGAGTGCCTCATCGCGCCGGCCGAGGAGATGATCTGGTCCAAGGCCTTCGTCACCGAGCGCGAGCGCTATGACGGCGCGGACATCAACCACCTCATCCTCAAGGCGGGGCGGGAGATGGACTGGGACCGCATCCTCCGGCGCTTCGACCGCTACTGGGAGGTGCTGCTCAGCCACCTGATGATGTTCCGCTTCGCGTACCCCAGCGAGCGCGACATCGTGCCCAACTACGTGATGACGGAGTTGATGAGCCGCACGCTCCAGACGGTGCGCGACGGCCGCTGGGACGAGAAGCTGTGCCGGGGCAACCTGGTGTCCAAGGTGAACTACCACGTGGACATCCACCACTGGGGCTTTGGGGACGGCAGGGCGTGGGACGAACAGGACAGACCCGAGGGGGGCACCCGTGGCGCGAGATCCGAGCTCGAAGATTCGGCTGGCAGCGGTCGGTGA